A single region of the Actinoplanes sp. SE50/110 genome encodes:
- a CDS encoding aldehyde dehydrogenase, with translation MGTTDVINPADGRVFTTVPSLDLTGTDAAIERARKAFGSWRAVAPGDRARLLRRFATVVDDHLEELAQLEVRNAGHTIGNARWEAGNVRDVLHYYAGAPERLAGRQIPVAGGVDVTFHEPLGVVGIIVPWNFPMPIAGWGFAPALAAGNTVVLKPAELTPLTAIRLGELALEAGLPEGVFQVLPGKGSVVGQRFVTHPAVRKVCFTGSTAVGKSIMAGCAEQVKRVTLELGGKSANVIFADADLDKAAAAAPGAVFDNAGQDCCARSRLLVEASVYDRFLALLEPAVQKFRVLDPADEKSEMGPLISSGQRDVVASYVDGAEVAFRGSAAFTDGWWFPPTVLLASSAADRHWREEIFGPVVSVLPFRDEAEAIRLANDTEYGLSGSIWTRDVGRALRVSRAVETGALSVNSNSSVRYWTPFGGMKQSGLGRELGPDALLSFTDVKNVFLATGD, from the coding sequence GTGGGCACAACTGACGTGATCAACCCGGCGGACGGGCGGGTCTTCACGACCGTACCGTCGCTGGACCTGACCGGGACCGACGCGGCGATCGAGCGGGCCCGCAAGGCCTTCGGGAGCTGGCGCGCGGTCGCGCCCGGGGACCGGGCGCGGCTGCTGCGCCGCTTCGCGACGGTGGTCGACGACCACCTCGAAGAGCTGGCGCAACTGGAGGTGCGCAACGCCGGCCACACCATCGGCAACGCCCGCTGGGAGGCCGGCAACGTCCGCGACGTGCTGCACTACTACGCCGGGGCCCCGGAGCGACTCGCCGGGCGGCAGATCCCGGTCGCCGGCGGGGTGGACGTGACCTTCCACGAGCCGCTCGGCGTGGTCGGCATCATCGTGCCTTGGAACTTCCCGATGCCGATCGCCGGCTGGGGCTTCGCGCCCGCGCTGGCGGCCGGCAACACGGTGGTGCTCAAACCGGCCGAGCTGACCCCGCTGACCGCGATCCGGCTCGGCGAGCTGGCCCTCGAAGCCGGCCTGCCGGAAGGGGTCTTCCAGGTGCTGCCCGGCAAGGGCAGCGTGGTGGGGCAGCGGTTCGTCACCCACCCGGCGGTCCGCAAGGTCTGCTTCACCGGGTCCACCGCGGTCGGCAAATCGATCATGGCGGGCTGTGCCGAACAGGTGAAACGGGTGACGCTGGAGCTGGGCGGCAAGAGTGCCAACGTGATCTTCGCGGATGCGGATCTGGACAAGGCGGCCGCGGCCGCACCCGGGGCGGTCTTCGACAACGCGGGGCAGGATTGCTGCGCCCGGTCGCGGTTGCTGGTCGAGGCTTCGGTGTACGACCGGTTCCTCGCCCTGCTGGAGCCGGCCGTCCAGAAATTCCGGGTGTTGGACCCTGCTGACGAGAAGTCGGAGATGGGCCCGTTGATCTCGTCCGGCCAGCGGGACGTGGTCGCGTCCTATGTCGACGGCGCGGAGGTGGCGTTCCGCGGCAGCGCCGCATTCACCGACGGCTGGTGGTTCCCGCCGACCGTGCTGCTCGCCTCCTCCGCGGCGGACCGGCACTGGCGGGAGGAGATCTTCGGCCCGGTGGTCAGCGTGCTGCCGTTCCGGGACGAGGCCGAGGCGATCCGTCTGGCCAACGACACCGAGTACGGCCTGTCCGGCTCGATCTGGACCCGCGACGTCGGCCGCGCGCTGCGGGTCTCCCGCGCCGTCGAGACCGGCGCGCTCAGCGTCAACAGCAACTCGTCGGTGCGGTACTGGACGCCGTTCGGCGGGATGAAGCAGTCCGGTCTGGGCCGCGAGCTGGGCCCGGACGCGCTGCTGTCGTTCACCGATGTCAAAAACGTGTTCCTGGCTACGGGAGATTAA
- a CDS encoding 3-oxoacyl-ACP reductase, producing MERLQDRVAVITGAGSGIGLATARRFAAEGAKVVAVDISQEAGKAVAQEVGGEFVACDVSDEGQVRALFDGVAERHGRVDIAFNNAGISPPDDDSILVTGLDAWERVLKVNTTSVFFCCKYAIPYMQRQGKGSIINTASFVALLGAATSQIAYTASKGGVLAMTRELGVQFAREGIRINALCPGPVATPLLMELFAKDPERAARRLVHVPMGRFAEPAEIAAAVAFLASDDASFMTASQFVVDGGITGAYVTPL from the coding sequence GTGGAGCGTTTGCAGGACCGGGTCGCCGTGATCACCGGCGCCGGCAGTGGAATCGGTCTGGCCACCGCGCGGCGCTTCGCCGCCGAGGGCGCCAAGGTCGTCGCGGTGGACATCTCGCAGGAGGCCGGCAAGGCGGTCGCGCAGGAGGTCGGCGGCGAGTTCGTGGCCTGCGACGTCAGTGATGAGGGGCAGGTCAGGGCACTCTTCGACGGGGTGGCCGAGCGGCACGGGCGGGTCGACATCGCCTTCAACAACGCCGGCATCTCGCCGCCCGACGACGACTCGATCCTGGTCACCGGGCTCGACGCGTGGGAGCGGGTGCTCAAGGTCAACACGACCAGCGTGTTCTTCTGCTGCAAGTACGCGATCCCGTACATGCAGCGGCAGGGCAAGGGCTCGATCATCAACACCGCGTCCTTCGTGGCGCTGCTCGGGGCGGCGACCTCGCAGATCGCGTACACCGCCAGCAAGGGCGGTGTGCTGGCGATGACCCGGGAATTGGGCGTGCAGTTCGCCCGGGAGGGCATCCGGATCAACGCGCTCTGCCCCGGCCCGGTGGCCACCCCGCTGCTCATGGAGTTGTTCGCCAAGGATCCGGAGCGGGCCGCCCGCCGCCTGGTGCACGTGCCGATGGGCCGGTTCGCCGAGCCGGCCGAGATCGCCGCCGCGGTGGCCTTCCTGGCCAGTGACGACGCCTCGTTCATGACCGCGTCGCAGTTCGTCGTCGACGGCGGCATCACCGGTGCGTATGTAACCCCGCTGTGA
- a CDS encoding VIT1/CCC1 transporter family protein has translation MDGLVTNIALIAGVGGAQVSRHALILTGVAGLVAGAISMGIGEYTSVRTQNEQIAAELGKELHELRVNPDGEADELVAMWVARGLPAGLARQVADVLKRNPDQALRVHAQEELGVVPDELPSPWTAAGSSFVCFSVGAVIPLLTLLMGYDNLWAALAVGGLGLFAAGAVVSRLTLRAWWLGGLRQLVLGAVAAGLTYLIGSLIGV, from the coding sequence ATGGACGGCCTGGTGACCAACATCGCGCTGATCGCCGGGGTCGGCGGTGCCCAGGTGAGCCGGCACGCGCTGATCCTCACCGGGGTGGCCGGTCTGGTCGCCGGCGCGATCTCGATGGGCATCGGGGAGTACACGAGCGTCCGCACCCAGAACGAGCAGATCGCCGCCGAGCTCGGCAAGGAGCTGCACGAGCTGCGGGTCAACCCGGACGGCGAGGCCGACGAGCTGGTCGCGATGTGGGTGGCCCGCGGTCTGCCGGCCGGCCTGGCCCGGCAGGTCGCCGACGTGCTCAAGCGGAACCCGGACCAGGCGTTGCGGGTGCATGCCCAGGAGGAGCTGGGCGTGGTGCCGGACGAGCTGCCCAGCCCGTGGACGGCGGCCGGCTCGTCGTTCGTCTGTTTCTCGGTGGGCGCGGTGATCCCGCTCCTCACGCTGCTGATGGGGTACGACAACCTGTGGGCCGCCCTGGCCGTCGGCGGGCTCGGCCTGTTCGCGGCGGGCGCGGTGGTGTCCCGGCTGACCCTGCGGGCCTGGTGGCTCGGCGGCCTGCGGCAGCTCGTGCTGGGCGCGGTGGCGGCCGGACTGACGTACCTCATCGGGTCGTTGATCGGGGTCTAG
- a CDS encoding STAS domain-containing protein: MDQEGQDPTFTATGAVDGDRVVVTVTGEVDMSTAGALFETATPERITGATIDLRAVTFFDSAAIHTLIRLAERYPETLEVIPSERVRRVLDISGLGGQPWLRSH; the protein is encoded by the coding sequence GTGGATCAAGAGGGGCAGGACCCGACTTTCACGGCGACCGGCGCGGTCGACGGTGATCGGGTGGTCGTCACCGTGACCGGCGAGGTCGACATGTCCACCGCGGGCGCCCTGTTCGAGACCGCCACCCCGGAGCGGATCACCGGCGCCACCATCGACCTGCGGGCGGTCACCTTCTTCGACTCGGCCGCCATCCACACCCTGATCCGGCTCGCCGAGCGGTATCCGGAAACGCTCGAGGTGATCCCCTCCGAGCGGGTGCGCCGGGTGCTCGACATCTCCGGCCTGGGCGGCCAGCCCTGGCTCAGGTCGCACTGA
- a CDS encoding gamma-glutamyl-gamma-aminobutyrate hydrolase family protein, translated as MRPIIGITTYVMPASWGVWRDLPTALVPYDYAAAVTQAGGRAVLLPPDDMDAEVLRVLDGLLLAGGPDIDPALYGERPGPHTVTHPDRDAGELTLLRAALEADLPVLGVCRGMQLLVAAHGGSLHQHLPDVLGHERHRVAPGEYSEHDAVFVPGSRIAGLMGEDVTINCFHHQGVADAGKLTVTGRAEDGLPEAVEDPERRFLLGVQWHPEVSRDRRLFGALVTAAAERS; from the coding sequence ATGCGTCCGATCATCGGCATAACGACGTACGTGATGCCCGCCTCCTGGGGTGTCTGGCGTGACCTCCCCACCGCTCTGGTTCCCTACGACTACGCCGCCGCGGTCACCCAGGCCGGCGGCCGGGCGGTGCTGCTGCCCCCGGACGACATGGACGCCGAGGTGCTGCGGGTGCTGGACGGTCTGCTGCTGGCCGGCGGCCCGGACATCGACCCCGCGCTGTACGGCGAGCGGCCCGGCCCGCACACCGTCACCCATCCCGACCGGGACGCCGGCGAGCTGACCCTGCTGCGCGCCGCGCTCGAGGCCGACCTGCCGGTGCTCGGCGTCTGCCGCGGCATGCAGCTGCTGGTCGCCGCGCACGGCGGCAGCCTGCACCAGCACCTGCCGGACGTGCTCGGCCACGAGCGGCACCGGGTGGCCCCCGGCGAGTACAGCGAGCACGACGCGGTCTTCGTCCCCGGCAGCCGGATCGCCGGGTTGATGGGCGAGGACGTGACCATCAACTGCTTCCACCATCAGGGCGTCGCCGACGCCGGGAAGCTCACCGTCACCGGACGGGCCGAGGACGGCCTGCCCGAGGCGGTCGAGGACCCGGAGCGGCGATTCCTGCTCGGCGTGCAGTGGCACCCCGAGGTGAGCCGGGACCGCCGGCTCTTCGGCGCGCTGGTGACGGCCGCCGCCGAACGGAGTTGA
- the map gene encoding type I methionyl aminopeptidase, whose protein sequence is MTVRAPLVPGKQSRERSVPATIVRPEYVGKKRPAPWHGSHVQTPETIERMRVAGRIAAQATQLAGEHCKPGVTTDEIDRVVHEFILDHGAYPSTLGYKGFPKSCCTSLNEVICHGIPDSTVLEDGDIINVDVTAYLNGVHGDTDATFCVGEVDEEARLLVERTHEAMMRGIRAVAPGRQINAIGRVIEAYARRFGYGVVRDFTGHGIGETFHSGLYVPHYDKPDLTVVMEPGMTFTIEPMITLGTHEYEIWADGWTVVTKDRRWTAQFEHTLVVTEDGVEILTLP, encoded by the coding sequence ATGACCGTACGTGCACCGCTCGTGCCGGGCAAGCAGTCGCGTGAGCGATCGGTCCCGGCCACCATCGTCCGCCCCGAATACGTCGGCAAGAAACGGCCCGCGCCGTGGCACGGCTCGCACGTGCAGACCCCGGAGACCATCGAGAGGATGCGGGTCGCCGGCCGGATCGCCGCGCAGGCCACCCAGCTCGCCGGCGAGCACTGCAAGCCGGGGGTGACCACCGACGAGATCGACCGGGTGGTGCACGAGTTCATCCTCGACCACGGGGCGTACCCGTCCACCCTGGGCTACAAGGGTTTCCCCAAGTCCTGCTGCACCTCGCTGAACGAGGTGATCTGCCACGGCATCCCGGACTCCACCGTGCTGGAGGACGGCGACATCATCAACGTCGACGTCACGGCGTACCTGAACGGCGTGCACGGCGACACCGACGCCACGTTCTGCGTCGGAGAGGTCGATGAGGAGGCCCGGCTGCTGGTCGAGCGCACCCACGAGGCGATGATGCGGGGGATCAGGGCGGTCGCGCCGGGACGGCAGATCAACGCGATCGGGCGGGTGATCGAGGCGTACGCGCGCCGGTTCGGCTACGGCGTGGTGCGCGACTTCACCGGTCACGGGATCGGCGAGACGTTCCACTCCGGGCTGTACGTGCCGCACTACGACAAGCCCGACCTGACCGTCGTGATGGAGCCGGGGATGACCTTCACCATCGAGCCGATGATCACCCTCGGCACCCATGAGTACGAGATCTGGGCGGACGGCTGGACGGTCGTCACCAAGGACCGCAGGTGGACCGCGCAGTTCGAGCACACGCTGGTGGTGACCGAGGACGGCGTCGAGATCCTCACCCTGCCGTGA
- a CDS encoding glutamine synthetase family protein, giving the protein MDLEDLDVAVGNGSIDTVLLALTDMQGRLQGKRLHGRYFIDEVAGAGSEGCNYLLAVDVDMNTVDGYEMSSWSTGYGDFVMRPDFGTLRRVPWQPGTALVLADLFDTAGQPVAPSPRQILRRQLDRLAAHGLTAYAGTELEFVLYRDSYEQAFDRHYRNLTPANQYNVDYSLLGTARVEPLLRRIRNEMYGAGLLPESAKGECNFGQHEIAFRYADALTAADNHVVYKNGAKEIAAQEGMALTFMAKPNEREGNSCHIHFSLRGRDDRSAMLGDGPAHLSVTGQRALAGLLATMREFSLLFAPNINSYKRYQPGSFAPTALRWGVDNRTCALRIAGHGQGMRVENRVPGGDVNPYLAIAALVAGAVHGIENELPLEDEFAGNAYRDDTAGRVPGTLREATELWAGSAVAESAFGADVVAHYANMGRVELAAFDAAVTDWELRRGFERL; this is encoded by the coding sequence ATGGATCTCGAGGACCTGGACGTAGCGGTCGGCAACGGTTCGATCGACACCGTCCTGCTGGCGCTCACCGACATGCAGGGGCGACTGCAGGGCAAGCGGTTGCACGGGCGGTACTTCATCGACGAGGTGGCCGGCGCGGGTAGTGAGGGCTGCAACTATCTGCTCGCGGTGGACGTCGACATGAACACCGTCGACGGCTATGAGATGTCCTCCTGGTCCACCGGCTACGGCGATTTCGTGATGCGGCCGGACTTCGGCACGCTGCGCAGGGTGCCGTGGCAGCCGGGCACCGCACTGGTGCTGGCCGACCTGTTCGACACCGCGGGACAGCCGGTGGCACCGTCCCCGCGGCAGATCCTGCGCCGCCAGCTGGACCGGCTGGCGGCGCACGGGCTCACCGCGTACGCCGGGACGGAGCTGGAGTTCGTCCTCTACCGGGACAGCTATGAGCAGGCGTTCGACAGGCACTACCGGAACCTGACCCCGGCCAACCAGTACAATGTGGACTACTCGTTGCTGGGTACCGCGCGGGTGGAACCGCTGCTCCGCAGGATTCGCAACGAGATGTACGGCGCGGGCCTGCTCCCGGAGAGCGCCAAGGGCGAGTGCAACTTCGGGCAGCACGAGATCGCATTCCGGTACGCCGACGCGCTGACCGCCGCGGACAACCACGTCGTCTACAAGAACGGGGCCAAGGAGATCGCCGCCCAGGAGGGGATGGCGCTGACCTTCATGGCCAAGCCGAACGAGCGGGAGGGCAACTCCTGCCACATCCACTTCTCGCTGCGCGGCCGGGACGACCGGTCGGCGATGCTGGGCGACGGGCCGGCGCACCTGAGCGTGACCGGGCAGCGGGCGCTGGCCGGGCTGCTCGCCACGATGCGCGAGTTCAGCCTGCTGTTCGCGCCGAACATCAACTCGTACAAGCGCTATCAGCCGGGCTCGTTCGCGCCGACCGCGCTGCGCTGGGGCGTGGACAACCGGACGTGCGCGCTGCGGATCGCCGGCCACGGTCAGGGCATGCGGGTGGAGAACCGGGTGCCGGGCGGCGACGTGAACCCGTACCTCGCGATCGCCGCGCTGGTGGCCGGCGCGGTGCACGGCATCGAGAACGAGCTGCCGCTGGAGGACGAGTTCGCCGGCAACGCCTACCGGGACGACACCGCCGGGCGGGTGCCGGGCACGCTGCGCGAGGCCACCGAGCTCTGGGCGGGCAGCGCGGTGGCGGAAAGCGCGTTCGGGGCGGATGTGGTCGCCCACTACGCCAACATGGGCCGGGTGGAGCTGGCCGCTTTCGACGCCGCGGTGACCGACTGGGAACTGCGTCGTGGATTCGAACGCCTCTAA
- a CDS encoding SpoIIE family protein phosphatase, with protein sequence MGVLPARLRVAFERGGEMGRRMAELDWSASPAGDPARWPDELVGAVVTMLASRTQILIAWGPQHTVLYNDAYAAIAGGKHPAYLGRPGRDMWAETWDTVQRLIRRVHESDEAFYADDHPFLIERHGFLEQTYFDVSFDPIRSADGSVGGIMCIVAETTGRVLGERRVRILGALGRRLADLAVPAALAAEAVAALRVGSLDVPYAEVVLDAAGAHPAIRDVITTGRPGRVPLAELADVAPDAADEALVLPIGVGADTVGALVAGVNRHLRLDDGYRDFLTLAAAAIARAVAGARAVYAAADTDDVLAAPFATGQVTDRVRAGLEFGRVRRATVNGLRGLVDAAVALSSVTGIAEVLDVAARHVQAMTAAGRVVVCVPDARAERDGGAEADAEPDVLVPLPDTAGVQLGELRVWSGADGPVPPVVLTQLARLIGLRLANARLYETEHRIARTLQHSLLPQSLPRVPGAVVASRYVAGSSEARVGGDWYDVIADPDGGLCLVIGDVVGKGVQAAAAMGQLRNALRAYLLEGFDCGAALSRLNRLVDTLGRRQFATVFCLRFDPITRVARYSAAGHPSPIRVTGGELGSFLYRTALGPPIGALREVAYPAHEVRLALGDRLLLYTDGLVEDRRQGIDAGLAELTADVARPAEHIEDLLDTLLAKAARQVRRDDIALIALQVTEPTEFVMRLPADPTRLSVLRQRLEDFLTAHAVPDADQFDLTVAVSEAAANAIEHPVEPAEPVITVEASMQPDAIVVIVRDTGQWRPATDAGFRGRGLALIGALTELSVHRSPAGTAVTLRRPLTAA encoded by the coding sequence ATGGGCGTCCTGCCCGCCCGGCTGCGCGTCGCCTTCGAGCGCGGCGGCGAGATGGGCCGGCGGATGGCCGAGCTGGACTGGTCCGCCTCCCCGGCCGGGGATCCCGCGAGGTGGCCGGACGAGCTGGTCGGCGCGGTGGTGACGATGCTCGCCTCGCGCACCCAGATCCTGATCGCCTGGGGCCCGCAGCACACCGTCCTCTACAACGACGCGTACGCCGCCATCGCCGGTGGCAAGCATCCGGCGTACCTGGGCCGGCCGGGCCGGGACATGTGGGCCGAGACGTGGGACACGGTGCAGCGGCTGATCCGCCGGGTGCATGAGAGCGACGAGGCGTTCTACGCCGACGACCACCCGTTCCTGATCGAGCGGCACGGCTTCCTGGAGCAGACCTACTTCGACGTGTCGTTCGACCCGATCCGGTCCGCCGACGGCTCGGTCGGCGGAATCATGTGCATCGTCGCCGAGACCACCGGCCGGGTGCTCGGCGAGCGCCGGGTGCGGATCCTCGGCGCGCTCGGCCGCCGGCTGGCCGACCTGGCCGTGCCGGCCGCGCTGGCCGCCGAGGCGGTGGCCGCGCTCCGGGTCGGCTCGCTCGACGTGCCCTACGCCGAGGTGGTGCTCGACGCGGCCGGCGCGCACCCGGCGATCCGGGACGTGATCACCACCGGCCGGCCCGGCCGGGTGCCGCTGGCCGAGCTGGCCGACGTCGCGCCCGACGCCGCCGACGAGGCCCTGGTGCTGCCGATCGGGGTGGGCGCCGACACGGTCGGGGCGCTGGTCGCCGGGGTCAACCGGCACCTGCGCCTGGACGACGGCTACCGGGACTTCCTGACCCTGGCCGCTGCGGCGATCGCCCGGGCGGTGGCCGGCGCGCGGGCCGTCTACGCGGCCGCGGACACCGACGACGTGCTGGCCGCGCCGTTCGCCACCGGGCAGGTGACCGACCGGGTGCGGGCCGGCCTGGAGTTCGGCCGGGTGCGCCGGGCGACGGTCAACGGGCTGCGCGGGCTGGTCGACGCCGCGGTCGCGCTGAGCTCGGTGACCGGTATCGCCGAGGTGCTCGACGTGGCGGCCCGGCACGTGCAGGCGATGACCGCGGCCGGCCGGGTGGTGGTCTGCGTCCCGGACGCCCGGGCCGAGCGGGACGGCGGTGCCGAGGCGGACGCCGAGCCGGACGTGCTGGTGCCGCTGCCGGACACCGCGGGGGTGCAGCTCGGCGAGCTGCGGGTCTGGTCCGGCGCGGACGGGCCGGTGCCGCCGGTCGTGTTGACCCAGCTGGCCCGCCTGATCGGTCTGCGGCTGGCCAACGCCCGGCTGTACGAGACCGAGCACCGGATCGCCCGCACCCTGCAGCACAGCCTGCTGCCGCAGTCGCTGCCCCGGGTGCCGGGCGCGGTGGTGGCCAGCCGGTACGTGGCGGGCAGCAGCGAGGCCCGGGTCGGCGGCGACTGGTACGACGTGATCGCCGACCCGGACGGCGGGCTGTGCCTGGTGATCGGCGACGTGGTCGGCAAGGGCGTGCAGGCCGCGGCCGCGATGGGCCAGCTGCGGAACGCGCTGCGGGCGTACCTGCTGGAGGGTTTCGACTGCGGCGCCGCACTGAGCCGGCTCAACCGGCTGGTGGACACGCTCGGCCGGCGGCAGTTCGCCACGGTGTTCTGCCTGCGCTTCGACCCGATCACCCGGGTGGCCCGGTATTCCGCGGCCGGTCATCCGTCGCCGATCCGGGTGACCGGCGGCGAACTCGGCTCGTTCCTGTACCGCACCGCGCTCGGCCCGCCGATCGGAGCGCTGCGCGAGGTCGCCTACCCGGCGCACGAGGTGCGGCTGGCGCTCGGCGACCGGCTGCTGCTCTACACCGACGGGCTGGTCGAGGACCGGCGGCAGGGCATCGACGCCGGCCTGGCCGAGCTGACCGCGGATGTGGCCAGGCCGGCCGAGCACATCGAGGACCTGCTGGACACGCTGCTGGCCAAGGCCGCCCGGCAGGTCCGCCGGGACGACATCGCGCTGATCGCGCTGCAGGTCACCGAGCCGACCGAGTTCGTGATGCGGCTGCCGGCCGACCCGACCCGGCTCAGTGTGCTGCGCCAGCGCCTGGAGGACTTCCTGACCGCGCACGCGGTGCCGGACGCCGACCAGTTCGACCTGACCGTGGCGGTCTCCGAGGCGGCGGCGAACGCGATCGAGCACCCGGTCGAGCCGGCCGAGCCGGTGATCACCGTGGAGGCCTCGATGCAGCCGGACGCGATCGTGGTGATCGTGCGGGACACCGGTCAGTGGCGGCCGGCCACCGACGCGGGTTTCCGCGGGCGTGGGCTGGCCCTGATCGGCGCCCTGACCGAGCTGTCCGTGCACCGGTCGCCGGCCGGGACCGCGGTGACCCTGCGGCGGCCGCTGACCGCGGCCTGA
- a CDS encoding nucleotidyltransferase domain-containing protein — protein sequence MVLDEIDTTSPRGSLALRLCDAIQRRWPAEVLAIGVRGSVAHADDTETSDVNLIVVTYRPRTGPRPALRKVDGVPVDLAVLAADEAIAQARQLTPRWPLLADRYLTTMPLHDPRGCFRELREAHQNLLAEARPAEYAQLARHNWAIANGARQRAVRLTQWYDTDAALVLIAQARVNAALVAGFLTHTWFRNAADAVRRTGVAAADMQELGAILKYQAEELAARGRPVDGTLGALFD from the coding sequence GTGGTGCTCGACGAGATCGACACCACCTCGCCCCGCGGTTCGCTCGCCCTCCGGCTCTGCGACGCGATCCAACGTCGTTGGCCGGCCGAGGTGCTGGCGATCGGCGTGCGCGGCTCGGTGGCCCACGCGGACGACACCGAGACCAGCGACGTCAACCTGATCGTGGTGACCTATCGCCCGCGGACCGGGCCGCGGCCGGCGCTGCGCAAGGTCGACGGCGTGCCGGTCGACCTGGCGGTGCTCGCCGCCGACGAGGCGATCGCCCAGGCCCGGCAGCTGACCCCGCGCTGGCCGCTGCTGGCCGACCGGTACCTGACCACGATGCCGCTGCACGACCCGCGCGGGTGTTTCCGGGAGCTGCGCGAGGCGCACCAGAACCTGCTTGCCGAGGCCCGCCCGGCGGAGTACGCCCAGCTGGCCCGGCACAACTGGGCGATCGCGAACGGGGCACGGCAGCGGGCGGTCCGGCTCACCCAGTGGTACGACACCGACGCCGCGTTGGTGCTGATCGCCCAGGCCCGGGTGAACGCCGCGCTGGTCGCCGGCTTCCTCACCCACACCTGGTTCCGCAACGCCGCGGACGCGGTGCGGCGCACCGGGGTGGCCGCCGCCGACATGCAGGAGCTCGGGGCGATCCTCAAATACCAGGCCGAGGAGCTGGCCGCCCGGGGCCGCCCGGTGGACGGCACCCTGGGCGCGCTCTTCGACTAG
- a CDS encoding gamma-glutamyl-gamma-aminobutyrate hydrolase family protein — MRRPLIGLTAYAQHVQYGRNELMAGMLPMTYVRAVHATGGRAVLITPDDPGTDVLESLDGIVFTGGADVDPAHYGAAPHPETEVDAVRDAAEIMLMRAVLDADLPVLGVCRGHQVMAVATGGSLHQHLPDLIGHDRHRGAVGTDPLAAGAGDYGRHDVVTADGSRAHDLFGRQTTVNSFHHQAVADPGEFVATGWCPDDRVVEILEHPGRSFAMGVQWHPERTTDLRVFAALTRAALISREIAAASV, encoded by the coding sequence ATGCGCAGACCGCTGATCGGCCTCACCGCATACGCCCAGCACGTGCAGTACGGCCGGAACGAGCTGATGGCCGGCATGCTCCCGATGACGTACGTGCGGGCCGTGCACGCCACCGGCGGGCGGGCGGTGCTGATCACTCCCGACGACCCCGGCACCGACGTGCTGGAATCGCTCGACGGCATCGTCTTCACCGGCGGCGCCGACGTGGACCCGGCGCACTACGGCGCCGCGCCACACCCGGAGACCGAGGTGGACGCGGTCCGGGACGCCGCCGAGATCATGCTGATGCGTGCGGTGCTCGACGCCGACCTGCCGGTGCTCGGCGTCTGCCGGGGCCACCAGGTGATGGCGGTCGCCACCGGCGGCTCGCTGCACCAGCACCTCCCCGATCTGATCGGGCACGACCGGCACCGCGGCGCGGTCGGCACCGACCCGCTGGCCGCCGGGGCCGGCGACTACGGCCGGCACGACGTGGTCACCGCGGACGGGTCCCGCGCCCACGACCTGTTCGGCCGGCAGACCACCGTGAACTCGTTCCACCACCAGGCGGTGGCCGACCCCGGCGAGTTCGTGGCGACCGGCTGGTGCCCGGACGACCGGGTGGTGGAGATCCTGGAACATCCCGGGCGCAGCTTCGCGATGGGCGTGCAGTGGCACCCCGAGCGCACCACCGACCTGCGGGTCTTCGCGGCGCTCACCCGGGCCGCGCTGATCAGCCGGGAGATCGCCGCGGCCTCGGTGTAG